The genome window ATCGGTTTCGTGCTGGGGAAGGATGTGGACCACAAGGTTCCCCTGCGTCAGAAGTTGCTGGACTTTATTGCCCGTGACTACCCGAATGCAAAAGTCAAGGCGGTGTATGGCGGCATGATCGCTTGCGGCCAGTCGGAAAAGCCTATGGCCAAGTGTGGCCTCTTCAAGGCGGGTGATGCCGCTAGCTGCGTGAACCCGATTAGCCGTTCGGGTATTGTGGAATCGCTCCTTTGCGGTCGCATTGTCGCAGAATCGGTCAGGGAATGGCTGGGCGATTCCGGTATGAACCGTAGCGCTATCGAGGCGAAGGTTCTTGACCGCTGGATGGCTGCTCTTGGCAAAAAGCACCTGCAGGTGGCTCACGCTAAAGTCGGTTTTAATAAAATTAGTGACAAGCAGTTTGACCGTGCGGCATATAAGCTTTCGAAACTCCCGCGCGAAAAGCAGACCTTGTTCCGTATATTCTTCAATGTTTTGTGGGCTGCACCTTCCTTGATCTGGAAGATGCGTTCCTTCTTGCGGTAGGTTTATGAGCGAATTAATGGATGCACGCCTAAGCGAGATTCGCGAAAAGTTTGCAAGCTTTAGCGACCCCGATGACAAGTGGAAATTCCTCTTGGATTTGGCTCGCGCCCACAAGGGTATGGACGCTGCCTTGAAGGCTGAGAAGTTCATTATCCAGGGGTGCGCCTCGACCATGTACTTGGTTCCGAATTTTGACGGTGCAAAGATCCATTTTGAAATGGATGTAGAAGGCGGTACCACGAACCCGCTCATTAGCCGCGGGCTCGGTGCCTTGGCGCTCAAGGTCTACAACGACATGGCTCCCGCAGACATTCTCGCCGTGGATCCGAAGTTCTTCCAGGACATAGGCCTTAACGTGGGACTTTCTCCTACCCGCTCCAACGGCTTTGCGAGCCTGGTCAAACAGATTTATTTATATGCAAGGGTCTTTGCGGCCCTCGCCAAAAAATAGGTATAAAAAGTAGGTTGAACATGTTTAGCTTTTTGAATGGCAAAAGCCCCTTTGATGAAGCAGAAGAACGCCTGGAAGCAGGCGACACCGTCAACGGAAAACCGAGACTCCCGTCGGGCCCGATTATGGGCTGGCAAGATGGCGTGTTCCTCTTGGTCGTCATCGGCTTGATCGTGGGTGGCTATCAGTATTACCAGTATGTCAAGCGCAACTGTGCCGAAACGTTCGCTAAGTGCGATGCTTTGTATGTGGCCGCCACTGAAGATGCGTCCAAGTTCGCCGAAGTGGAAACCTGCTACGAGGCTACTTGGGATCTTGCTTTCGTGAGCGATACGCTGGAAGTGCTTCGTCAGAATCGTCTGGGTCAAATCGAAGACTTGCGCAATGTCCAGAAGGACTTGCTTGCTAGCGCCAATGACGCTTTGGACAAGGGTGACACCGCCGCTGCCGCAAAGATCGTGACGGAATACAAGGGTGCCATGCTCCTTTACACCGGCGACAAGAGCGAATGGGACGAAATCGTAAAGATTGCCGAAGTCCAGGCTGCGAAGGAAGCTGCCAAGGCTGCAGCTGCTGCTGAACCGGCTGCTGATACCGCCGCTAAGAAGTAATTCATCACTCTGAACAACGTCACCCTGAACTTGTTTCAGGGTCATTTCAGAGTCGGCATTTCACTTTAAAGAGCCGTAACTTCGATTTCCCTCTCGGTTTCCGAGAGGATTTTTATTTCAATCTTGTGCGTGAGGCCGGGGTCGTTGTCTTCCAAACGTTCCGGCCATTCGATCAGGCTGATTCCCTTTTCGAGGTAGTCGGGGTCGAGGCCGACTTCGTAGAGGTCGGCGCCGCCGTCTAGGCGGTAAAGGTCGAAGTGGAAAATCGGCGGATTGTTCGGGTATTCGTGCAGAATGGTGTAGGTGGGGGAGCAGACAGATCCCGTGAAACCGAGACCTTTGCAGACCCCGCGACTGATGACCGTCTTTCCGGCGCCCAGGTTGCCGTAAAGAGCCACCTTGTCGCCCGGCTTCAGGCTACGCCCGAATTCAACCGCCCAGTTGTATGTTTCTTCTTCACTATTGAATTTCACTTCCGACTTCCTACTGTCTACTGCCTACTGCGCCGTAGGCGCTACAGCTTATCCTTGAACTGCTCGTAGGTAAACTTGTGCAACAAGTGGAATTTCCCCTGTTCGTCGAACTTGCCGATGCTCGGGTGACGTACACCGTTGAAGAACGTGGTCTTCACCATGGTATAATGAATCATGTCTTCAAAGATGATCTTGTCGCCTACCTTGAGCGGTTCATCGAAGGAGAAGTCGCCCAACTGGTCGCCGGCCAGGCAGGAATTGCCTGTTAGTTTATATGTAAATTTCTTTTCGCCCGGCATGCCGGCGCCCGTCACGGTGGGGCGGTACGGCATTTCAAGACAGTCCGGCATGTGTGCACTGATGGATACATTCAGTATGACAATGTCCATTTCGTTATGAACAATGTCGCCGACGGAGGCCACCAGTTCGCCCGTCTGCCAACCGACTGCTTCACCCGGTTCCATGATGACGTTGAGGTGCGGGTAGCGACTATGGAAGTCGTTCAGGATGCGCACGAGCTCTTCGCGGTGGTAATCCTTACGGGTAATGTGGTGTCCACCACCGAAATTCACCCACTTCATTTGCGGCAGATATTTGCCGAAATGCTGCTCAAATGCCTTAAGAACGCCTTCCAGCGCATCGGCATCCTGTTCACAGAGGGCGTGGAAATGGAGCCCTTCGATGCCGTCCAAGAGTTCCGGTTTGAACTCCGCTTCGGTCACGCCCAGTCTCGAAAACTTTCCGCAGGGGTTATATAAATCTGTTTCGACCGTGGAATATTGCGGGTTGACGCGAATTCCGGCGCTCACTCCGGCGGCGAGGGTCTTGTCTTTGAAACGCTGCCACTGGCTGAAGCTGTTGAAGGTGATGTGGCCTGCGCAGGCGAGAATCTGGTCGATTTCGTCGTCTTCGTAGACGGGTGCAAATACGTGGACTTCCTTGCCCATTTCTTCTTTGGCAAGGCGTGCTTCGTTCAGACTCGAGGCGGTAGCCCCGGCAAGATACTGCCTGATGAGCGGAAAACTGCGCCAAAAACTGTAACCTTTCAAGGCGCAAATGATTTTGACGTTCCCGCGCTTCTGGATATCGTCCAAAATTTCCATGTTTCGGCGAAGTCTGGCCTCGTCAAGAACAAAACAGGGGGAGGGAACCTGGGAATAATCGAGCGTTTTACTGAACATAGCCCAAAGATAGCCTTTTTTTTATCCATTTTACTACTCTTTTGCATATGCTTTAACTACATTTAACTTGATGAGAGATTTCATGTACAAGCATATTCTTATTTCGTTACTTTCTTTGGCTTTCGCAGGAATGGCTTTTGCTCAGCAACAAGCTGCCCCTGCAGCCCAACCTTCGGCTACCGCCGCTACTGTTCAATCTTCTACCTCCCAGCCTCCTAAGGCCCAACCGGCACAACAGGCTCAGCCTGCAAACCTGGCCAAGGTCGAGTCCCAGGTGGTAGCCACCCCCCGTGGTGCTACGGCAACGCTGGATGAAATGATTCAGGCGAAACTTGATTCCATGAACCATGCGGCACCGGTGGTCGGTCCTCGTAATGCGGACAGCCTCGCCAAGGTTCAGGCCGACAGCGTTCGTAAGCTGGTCCAGACGGGTAAGTACGTGCAGCGTGCTCGCTACGACAAGAGCAACTTCGATCACTGGAGAATCGATACTGTGCTCCAGAAGAAGATGAAGGATCAGGTTGTGGGCGTCTGGCGCACTCCGATTATCGCTCATGGTCACGCTTTCCGCGATGCTGAACTCCGCTTCGGTGCAAACGACACTCTGGTTGGTATCACTCGCACTTACTCTGATTCGGGCCGCTACCAGAAAACGGGCGAATACACCTTTAAGGCTCGCTACCGTTTCGACAGCGAAAGAACCCTTGCTAGCCGTGAAGTCTTTAAGGATCGTCAGGTGGTTCGTTGGGACTACATCACGTTCGATATCGTGAACGACACTCTGCAGTACAATTTGAATAAGCTGGAATTCCGCGATCTGAACGATAACTGGCTTAACGCATTGCAGGGCTTCGACAATATTCCGCCTGAAATCTATATCCGCGATGCAAAGCAGACTGCTGAACTGAAGCAGGCCGCCGCGCAGGCTCAGGACAAGAAGAAAAAGTAAGGTTTTCTCGTGGCTGGGAAATGCCGCTTCGATCATCGAATCCTGATTGGATTCGCCCTGCTCATTTCCCTGGCCGTTGTCCTTTCTTATTTGACATTATTTTCGGGAGCGGTCGGGCTATCTTGGTCTGACCTTTCTTTTGGTTCTGTTGAATCCCGCATTTTCTGGGATATCCGTGTGCCGCGACTGGCTGCAGCGGTGCTCTCCGGAATTTCCCTGGCGGTGGCGGGACTTTCGTTACAGACGCTCTTTAGAAACCCGCTGGCGGGTCCCTTTGTGTTGGGCATTAGCAGTGGCGCAAGTCTTGGTGTTGCCCTTTCGCTGTTGGCCGGGTTCAGTTTCGGTTATTTTGGCGTGCTGTCTGCGGCGTCGGTGGGTGCCCTTGCGGTGACTCTTGTGGTGATGACCGTGGCCGCCCGCTTTGAAAATTCTACGGTACTTTTGATTGTTGGCCTATTGGTCGGCTATTTCATTGATGCCCTGGTGAGCCTCCTGATTGTGGGAAGCGATGCGGAATCTTTGCGGGTGTATGTGTCATGGGGCATGGGCAGTTTTGGTAGGCTTACCTTTGATTGCATTTGGATTTATGCCCTGAGCGTTTTGGTGGGGCTTGCTTTGTTGGTGCTTTCGGTGCGTTACTTGAACGCTGCTAGAATGGGCGATGACTTTGCGAAAGGCCTAGGCGTGAATGTGCGTCGCGGTCGCATGATGGTGCTCTTGGGAGCCTCCCTTTTGGCGGCAGCGTCAACGGCTTTTTGTGGGCCTGTTGCCTTTGTGGGAATCGCCGTTCCCCATTTGGCTTTTATGTTGTTCAAAACCAGCAACCATCGTGTGCTGATGCCTGCTTCGGCCTTGTGCGGAATTGTGCTTTGTCTTGCGGCTTGTCAGTTCTCCAAGATCCCGCTGAATGCGGTGCTTAGCCTGGTGGGCGTGCCTGTGGTGCTTTGGGTGATTGTTCGCGGCGGAGGAATTCGTAAATGACGATGCTTCTTCAGTGCGAAAATCTGGTGCTGGGTTATCCGGCCAAGGCGAATGCTTCGGGAATTGTAGCTCCCTTCAGTTTTGAATTGGGGGAGGGCGAGGTGGTCGCACTGCTGGGTGAAAACGGCTGCGGCAAGAGTACTTTTTTAAAGACGCTTTGCGCTCAGTTGCAGCCGGTTTCTGGAACGGTATCTTTGTGCGGCCGTCCCTTGAATTCCGCTAAGGGCTCTGCCTGGAGCGCTCGCGAACGCGCGAAGCTTGTCACGCTGGTGCGTATGAGTGGAATCTCTTGCGATCGCATGACGGTTCGTGAATTCGTCAGCTTGGGCCGTATGCCTTATGCGGGTTTGTTCGATGGCCGAAGCGAAGAAGACGAGCGAATTATAGACGAAGCCATCGCTCTCTTGGAATTGGAAAATTTTGCGAATCGTTGGGTGAATGAATTGAGCGACGGCGAACGGAGCCGTGTGTACTTGGCGCAGGCCGTGGCTCAACAGGTGAAAGTGCTTTTGCTGGATGAACCCAACGCCTTCTTGGATATTCCCCGCAGCCGAAAGCTTTTTACGCTTTTGCAAAAACTGGCGGATGAACGCAAAATGGGAATTTTAGTGTCCACTCATTCTGTGGAATACGCTGAAAAGTACAGTGACCGGATGGTGGTGATTGTAGATAAGCAAGTGCGCGTGGCTAAGACTGAAAATGCTCGTGCCGAAGGTTTGCTCGACTGGACCGAAGATTAACTCCGCCAACGTCCAACTTCCTACAGTCTACTTTCTACTTCCTACTTCCTTAATATTCACGCCTAGATGATTCAGGCGGTTATAGAGGGCGGTGCGGAAAAGTCCGAGCTTTTGGGCGGCTTCGCGGACAGAGCCGTTGCATTCGCGGATTTTCGCGATCAAGAAGTCGCGCTCCTGGGCCAGTTGCATTTGGCGGAACTTTTCGTAATCCGATACAGTCTCGTTACTTTCGCTGTCTGAATCAGAATGATTCGACGGAACTGAATGCGCCGTTGTAGCGGATGAGACTTGAATGGTATCGATGTGAAGGTCTTCGGGCTGCAGGATGCCTGCGCTGGTAAAGCAGAGG of Fibrobacter sp. UWT2 contains these proteins:
- a CDS encoding SufE family protein, whose protein sequence is MSELMDARLSEIREKFASFSDPDDKWKFLLDLARAHKGMDAALKAEKFIIQGCASTMYLVPNFDGAKIHFEMDVEGGTTNPLISRGLGALALKVYNDMAPADILAVDPKFFQDIGLNVGLSPTRSNGFASLVKQIYLYARVFAALAKK
- the tsaE gene encoding tRNA (adenosine(37)-N6)-threonylcarbamoyltransferase complex ATPase subunit type 1 TsaE → MKFNSEEETYNWAVEFGRSLKPGDKVALYGNLGAGKTVISRGVCKGLGFTGSVCSPTYTILHEYPNNPPIFHFDLYRLDGGADLYEVGLDPDYLEKGISLIEWPERLEDNDPGLTHKIEIKILSETEREIEVTAL
- the nspC gene encoding carboxynorspermidine decarboxylase codes for the protein MFSKTLDYSQVPSPCFVLDEARLRRNMEILDDIQKRGNVKIICALKGYSFWRSFPLIRQYLAGATASSLNEARLAKEEMGKEVHVFAPVYEDDEIDQILACAGHITFNSFSQWQRFKDKTLAAGVSAGIRVNPQYSTVETDLYNPCGKFSRLGVTEAEFKPELLDGIEGLHFHALCEQDADALEGVLKAFEQHFGKYLPQMKWVNFGGGHHITRKDYHREELVRILNDFHSRYPHLNVIMEPGEAVGWQTGELVASVGDIVHNEMDIVILNVSISAHMPDCLEMPYRPTVTGAGMPGEKKFTYKLTGNSCLAGDQLGDFSFDEPLKVGDKIIFEDMIHYTMVKTTFFNGVRHPSIGKFDEQGKFHLLHKFTYEQFKDKL
- a CDS encoding iron ABC transporter permease: MAGKCRFDHRILIGFALLISLAVVLSYLTLFSGAVGLSWSDLSFGSVESRIFWDIRVPRLAAAVLSGISLAVAGLSLQTLFRNPLAGPFVLGISSGASLGVALSLLAGFSFGYFGVLSAASVGALAVTLVVMTVAARFENSTVLLIVGLLVGYFIDALVSLLIVGSDAESLRVYVSWGMGSFGRLTFDCIWIYALSVLVGLALLVLSVRYLNAARMGDDFAKGLGVNVRRGRMMVLLGASLLAAASTAFCGPVAFVGIAVPHLAFMLFKTSNHRVLMPASALCGIVLCLAACQFSKIPLNAVLSLVGVPVVLWVIVRGGGIRK
- a CDS encoding ABC transporter ATP-binding protein, producing MTMLLQCENLVLGYPAKANASGIVAPFSFELGEGEVVALLGENGCGKSTFLKTLCAQLQPVSGTVSLCGRPLNSAKGSAWSARERAKLVTLVRMSGISCDRMTVREFVSLGRMPYAGLFDGRSEEDERIIDEAIALLELENFANRWVNELSDGERSRVYLAQAVAQQVKVLLLDEPNAFLDIPRSRKLFTLLQKLADERKMGILVSTHSVEYAEKYSDRMVVIVDKQVRVAKTENARAEGLLDWTED